A portion of the Vibrio coralliirubri genome contains these proteins:
- a CDS encoding polysaccharide lyase family 7 protein: protein MKQITLKTLLASSILLAVGCASTSTPTADFPNNKETGEALLTPVAVTASSHDGNGPDRLVDQDLTTRWSSAGDGEWATLDYGSVQEFDAVQASFSKGNERQSKFDIQVSVDGESWTTVLENQLSSGKAIGLERFQFEPAVQARYVRYVGHGNTKNGWNSVTGLAAVNCSINACPASHIITSDVVAAEAAMIAEMKAAEKARKDARKDLRSGNFSVAAVYPCDTTVECDTRSALPVPTGLPATPVAGNAPSENFDMTHWYLSQPFDHDKNGKPDDVSEWNLANGYQHPEIFYTADDGGLVFKSYVKGVRTSKNTKYARTELREMMRRGDQSISTKGVNKNNWVFSSAPESDLEAAAGIDGVLEATLKIDHATTTGNANEVGRFIIGQIHDQNDEPIRLYYRKLPNQATGAVYFAHESQDATKEDFYPLVGDMTAEVGDDGIALGEVFSYRIDVKGNTMTVTLMREGKDDVVQVVDMSNSGYDVGGKYMYFKAGVYNQNISGDLDDYSQATFYQLDVSHDQYKK, encoded by the coding sequence ATGAAACAAATCACTCTAAAAACCTTACTCGCTTCTTCTATTCTACTTGCGGTTGGTTGTGCGAGCACAAGCACGCCTACTGCTGATTTTCCAAATAACAAAGAAACTGGTGAAGCGCTTCTGACGCCAGTTGCGGTTACCGCTAGTAGTCATGATGGTAATGGCCCTGATCGTCTCGTTGACCAAGACCTTACAACACGTTGGTCATCTGCGGGTGACGGCGAGTGGGCAACACTAGACTATGGTTCAGTGCAAGAATTTGATGCCGTTCAAGCATCTTTCAGCAAAGGTAACGAGCGCCAATCTAAATTTGATATTCAAGTAAGTGTTGATGGCGAAAGCTGGACAACGGTACTTGAAAACCAACTGAGCTCAGGTAAAGCGATTGGCCTAGAGCGTTTCCAATTCGAGCCAGCAGTGCAAGCACGTTACGTAAGATACGTTGGTCACGGTAACACCAAAAACGGTTGGAACAGTGTAACGGGGTTAGCTGCGGTTAACTGTAGCATTAACGCTTGTCCTGCTAGCCATATCATTACTTCAGACGTGGTCGCTGCAGAAGCGGCAATGATCGCTGAAATGAAAGCGGCGGAAAAAGCACGCAAAGATGCGCGCAAAGATCTTCGTTCTGGTAACTTCAGTGTAGCAGCGGTTTACCCTTGTGATACTACAGTTGAATGTGATACGCGCAGTGCACTGCCAGTTCCGACAGGCCTGCCAGCGACACCAGTTGCAGGTAACGCGCCAAGCGAAAACTTTGACATGACGCATTGGTACCTATCTCAACCGTTCGACCATGACAAAAATGGTAAGCCTGATGACGTTTCTGAGTGGAACCTTGCAAACGGTTACCAACACCCAGAGATCTTCTACACAGCTGACGATGGTGGTCTAGTCTTCAAGTCTTACGTGAAAGGTGTTCGTACCTCTAAAAATACTAAGTATGCGCGTACAGAGCTTCGAGAAATGATGCGCCGTGGTGACCAGTCTATTAGCACTAAAGGTGTTAACAAGAACAACTGGGTATTCTCAAGCGCACCTGAGTCTGACCTAGAAGCTGCTGCTGGTATTGATGGCGTTTTAGAAGCAACGTTGAAAATCGATCACGCAACAACGACAGGTAATGCGAACGAAGTAGGCCGCTTTATCATTGGTCAGATTCACGATCAAAACGATGAACCAATTCGTTTGTACTACCGTAAACTGCCAAACCAAGCAACGGGTGCGGTTTACTTCGCACACGAAAGCCAAGACGCAACTAAAGAGGATTTCTACCCTCTAGTGGGCGACATGACGGCTGAAGTGGGTGACGATGGTATCGCACTTGGCGAAGTGTTCAGCTACCGCATTGACGTTAAAGGCAACACGATGACAGTAACGCTAATGCGTGAAGGCAAAGACGACGTTGTACAAGTGGTTGATATGAGCAACAGCGGCTACGACGTAGGCGGCAAGTACATGTACTTCAAAGCCGGTGTTTACAACCAAAACATCAGCGGCGACCTAGACGATTACTCACAAGCGACTTTCTACCAACTAGACGTATCGCACGATCAATACAAAAAGTAA